The window TTCATAGGAAATAAAAACATCTGAGGGTTAAATTGAGCCAAATCAGGCGCTGCATTTTTCTTTACATCCTTAATCTTATATGTTACAGACTCCATGGTAGTATTTTCATTTATTTGAACAAGAAGTTGAAATGAATTATTGTCCCATTGGTCTTTGGCATTTTTTATCCAGTTTTGAGTTATTATATACTTCCATGGAATTAAGTATTCCATATCACTAAAAAAGTTACTCTCTGGAATATCTTTATATACACCAGTAACTATTAAATTATCTGCATCATCTATTCTTACAGTTTTTCCTATTGCATTAGTGTTTCCAAATAGAGTAGTTGCAGCAGATTGAGAGAGCATAATTGAATTTTTCTCTTTCAGTCCATTTTTAATTCCTTGAGTAATTTCTAGATCAAGCATATCTGGCGCACCCTCTTGCATAGCATTTCCTGTAATGAAAATATTTTTATCTCCAACCTTTAAATACCTGGGATACTCCCAAGATGCCATCACAATATGCTTAAAATTATCTGCATAGTTTTCGCGCAATGCAAACTCTAAAGGTCTAGGTATAGCAGGACTTGTTCCAATTTCCCCGTTATTTAATTGATGTTGAAATACTTGTGCAATCTTGTCCTTATTTTCAAAATAACTGTTATAACTTAATTCATCATAAACCCAAAGGCCTATAAGTATTGTAGCAGCCATACCAATAGCCAAACCAAAAATATTAATGAATGAAGATAAGCCGTTTTTGAGAAGGTTTCTAAATGCTGTTTTGAAATAACTTTTTAGCATATTTTGTAACTTTTGATTAATCTAAAATTGAGTATTGTCTATGTTTAAATACATCCTATTGATTGATAATTTTTAAGACAATATATTTTCGGCCACTTTTTGACCGTCTAACATTCTAATGATACGGTGACTATACTTAGCATCGTGCTCACTATGCGTTACCATGATTATTGTTGTACCAGCTTCAACAAGACTATTAAACAAATCCATAATTTCGTTACCATTAGTACTGTCCAAATTTCCTGTTGGCTCATCGGCTAGAATTAATTTGGGATTATTTACTACAGCCCTTGCAACGGCCACACGCTGTTGTTGTCCACCAGATAATTGTTGAGGAAAGTGATTTCTTCGGTGCATAATCTGCATTTTCTCTAATACTTCTTCTAAGCGTTTCTTTCGCTCTGCTGGTTTCACTCCTATATAAACTAAAGGTAGCTCTACGTTTTCAAAAACCGTGAGCTCATCAATAAGATTAAAGCTTTGAAACACAAAACCAATATTTTGTTTACGTAACATTGAACGCTTACGTTCGTTATAACCCGAAACTTCCTCACCATTGAATTTAAAACTTCCTCCATCAGGATCGTCCAATAAACCCACGATGTTGAGCAAGGTCGATTTGCCACATCCTGAAGGTCCCATTATAGCAACAAATTCACCTTCTCTAACTTCAAAAGAGAGTTTATTTAAAGCAATGGTCTGAACTTCTTT is drawn from Nonlabens dokdonensis DSW-6 and contains these coding sequences:
- a CDS encoding ABC transporter ATP-binding protein — encoded protein: MIQIADLEKFYRTKEVQTIALNKLSFEVREGEFVAIMGPSGCGKSTLLNIVGLLDDPDGGSFKFNGEEVSGYNERKRSMLRKQNIGFVFQSFNLIDELTVFENVELPLVYIGVKPAERKKRLEEVLEKMQIMHRRNHFPQQLSGGQQQRVAVARAVVNNPKLILADEPTGNLDSTNGNEIMDLFNSLVEAGTTIIMVTHSEHDAKYSHRIIRMLDGQKVAENILS